TTTGAGTATTCATTGCCACCTACATTCACAGGAAAACGCCCTTGAGAGGCATAATACCAGTTGTCTTCTCCATCATCGAATATACCACAGTGAGAGATACCTACCCAACCGTAGCTATTATTGAACTTGTAAGGGGCAGTCAGTATCGGATATAGTTCGCTGTTACCCATGGCAGAGTTTCCGTCTATATCTACATAAGGTCCGTCAATGTTGGCAGAACGGCAAACACGTGTGTTGTATTCTACTGATAATGTGCCATAAGCCAGGAAAAGATAATAATAACCGTTGCGATAAATAATTTCCGGTCCTTCAGATGCTTGCCAGCGGCTGCTACCACGTTTGGCTATGATTTTTCCATAGCCGGAGTTATCATCTCCCGTAATATTCCAAGGTTTGCCTAAAGCATTTAGTGGCTTGCCATCTTCCGGATTTAGTTGCAAAGCAGCGATACCACTATGCCATGAACCATAGATCAACCAATGTTCATTATTGGTAGTTATAATATAGGTAGGGTCGATTGCATTGATTTTAAAATATGCATTCCAATCGCCCGTACTGCTACGTCCGTAGTCCGTCATTCCTTTGTCACTGGCTGAACATACTACATAACCTTTATCTTCCCATATATTGCTTGCCGGATCGGAAGTTTCCATTAATCCGATAAAGGCACGTTCTGTCCATGAATTGTCGAAGTTTCCATTGTTTTCAATTTCCGGCTTACCGGTTTTGATATAGTTGGTTATAACGATAGAGTAATACATACGATACTTGTCTGTGGATACTTTTCGTGCCACCGGTGCCCAATATCCGTAAGAAGGATTGTCAATTGGCTCTAAACCCATTTCCTGTCGATATGCGTTTAGTTTTTCTTTAATCCATGCCGGGGGAGTTTCGCTCATGGTTGCTCCGAGGTATTCCCAGTTGACCAGGTCCTTGGAACGACGTGCATGGAAGTGTCCGTTTCCACTGTGTGCATTTCCATAGGAGGCGTCTGTTTGATACATATAATAATATCCGTCATCCGCTTTCATCACTGTGGGGTCATGAACGTTGGCTAGGTTCCATTGATTGCGGTTGCTCCAGGCAGCTATGTCCACGTAGTTGTCCTCATAGGCGGGTGCTACGTAGTTTTGGAGCTGTTCGTCAAGACTTTGGCTTTCTGTGGTTGCAGTGAACGCATCCGAGTAGGTATAACGGCTGTTACCGTAGACATAAGCACGGATATAGTAAGAGGTATTGCCTGTCAAGCCGGAAATCGTGGCACTGAAATTCTCGTCGGCCTCTACTATGTTATCTTTGATGGTTGGATTCTGAGCATTGACGCTGTAGCAAAAGCCTTTCTTGACTATCTGGTCGATATTGCCGGTGGCCGATGCAGTGACAGTCAGCGAGGTACCTGTGGTTGCAGTGACTTGGGCGGTGGCTATGGTTATACCGCTGTTTCTATCGTATTCGATATTGTCCAACCCGTCGGAGCAAGCTGCAAAAGCAAGGACAGTCAGCAGGGACATGAAGAATAATGTTATTTTTTTCATTTGATATGGATGATAAAATGATTTAATTGTGAACCTCTCTTATTCTTATTCATTGAAGACGAGATGACAGCCGTCAACGGTCAGTGCGAAGTGCAGGTCGTCGGGGTTGACTGTATTGATACCTAAATAATATTGAGTGGAAGTTGTACCTGTAGTACCCTCCATCACTGCCTGAACGTCGGCGGTGCCATTACCGCAGTTGGTTACGTAGACCGTGACTTTGGCTCCATTCATGCCGGCAAGCCAAGTGTTCCAGTCGCCTTGTGTTCCGTTGTGAACGCAGGCGCCATATCCCTTGCCCTCTCCCCAGTTGTCGGCACGAACATATGCGTATTCGTCAATATGATTGGCTTTACGGAGAACTACAACGAAGTTGTTCCAGTTGCTAGCCTGATTGCTGTAGTTGGTGAAGGCGATGGATTTTGTCTCACCCACAGGTATGTTGAAGTAGTCTGAGAAAGCTGCCTTGAAGCCCGTTGAGTTGTTTTCGGTTCCTACCATGTTGGCTGTGTTCCTCACTTCAGAAGTTGTAGATTTGGAGACGGTAACCTCTACCGTTGCGGTGATTCCTTCTCCAGCCGTAATGGTAACAGTCTGAGAACCGGCCTTGGCAGGAACGGCGGAGAAGCTGAGCTTTGCGTTGTCAATGGTTCTTGTACTTTGGTCGGTGTAAGTTGCCGTAACCACCATACCTGTCGGGTCGAAGGCCATCGTCCGGTTCGCCAGACTCTCAGTAGCTGCCGAACTGTGATAATAGTATTGCGTGTGCGAGGGTGGGGTAGTCACCTCGATGGATGCAATCTTTTCCACGGCTTCAAAAGTAGTACTAGCCATAATCGGCTTATCACAATTCTCACCCTTAAAGGTCTTATTGTAGATGGCCACAAGAGTTTTCACACCCGGTTGTTCCATATCGGGGATGGCAGAGAATGTGAGTTCGGCAGCCGGTACGGTTTTGGTCACTCCCTCTTCAAAGGTAATGATGGCCGAGACATCAGCCATTGCCTCTTCAAGCGGAGTACCTACGTTGACTTGATCGGGTATGTCTTGCAGTACCATCGATACAGGATTCTTGTCTTCGACAGACGTAAGGCCGCCAATAGGGACGATGTTGGTTTGCAAGAAGTCGATGTAAGAGCCTTCGGTAACCAAGAAGCAGCGGATATTGGCGTTGTTTGCATTGGTGTTAAGATTTTCTTCCTTGTATGGTTGCTTGTAAATTTTAGTCACCTCGCTGTTGGTTATCTTTACAGTGAAAGCATTTTCGCTGGTGCGATCTACGGTAAGTGTCACCTTACCGCCCAGTTTCTGTACATTGGCATCTATGTTGCTTTCGTCGGGACTGAAAATCAACGTGCTCGAGATGTATTGCCTATCGATATAATCGCCCCACTCGGAATTGAGGGCGGCTGCGAAGTCAAAGCGGATAGCTCCGTATTCAGTGTATCCTGTACCTCCACGATCTGCATCGTTGGTGATTACAAGGACAAAGTTCTTGTAATACGTGTTATCGGTCGGGTTGATGTGGAGGTTGAACACCGCATTCCACTTTTCGCCATCGGGTACTACGTAATACTTGGAGAAAGCAGCCCACCAACTGGAGGTGAAATCTGTATTTCCGATGGTGTACACATC
The Bacteroides caecimuris DNA segment above includes these coding regions:
- a CDS encoding arabinan endo-1,5-alpha-L-arabinosidase, which translates into the protein MKKITLFFMSLLTVLAFAACSDGLDNIEYDRNSGITIATAQVTATTGTSLTVTASATGNIDQIVKKGFCYSVNAQNPTIKDNIVEADENFSATISGLTGNTSYYIRAYVYGNSRYTYSDAFTATTESQSLDEQLQNYVAPAYEDNYVDIAAWSNRNQWNLANVHDPTVMKADDGYYYMYQTDASYGNAHSGNGHFHARRSKDLVNWEYLGATMSETPPAWIKEKLNAYRQEMGLEPIDNPSYGYWAPVARKVSTDKYRMYYSIVITNYIKTGKPEIENNGNFDNSWTERAFIGLMETSDPASNIWEDKGYVVCSASDKGMTDYGRSSTGDWNAYFKINAIDPTYIITTNNEHWLIYGSWHSGIAALQLNPEDGKPLNALGKPWNITGDDNSGYGKIIAKRGSSRWQASEGPEIIYRNGYYYLFLAYGTLSVEYNTRVCRSANIDGPYVDIDGNSAMGNSELYPILTAPYKFNNSYGWVGISHCGIFDDGEDNWYYASQGRFPVNVGGNEYSNAIMMGHVRSIRWDANGWPLVMPERYGAVPQVPITEAEIAGDWEHLALTTNTGNQKTSETMTYNLSTHKITSGSWKSATWTFDEATQTITTSTGVVLYLQREVDWETTPRTHTIVYAAHGTQKTYWGKKIH
- a CDS encoding bacterial Ig-like domain-containing protein, which codes for MRLVKKIAYACYSLTFGLLALTSCTDGELYDVNAPDWISDKIQEIEDSKKQPEEEVLEGMQEDVYTIGNTDFTSSWWAAFSKYYVVPDGEKWNAVFNLHINPTDNTYYKNFVLVITNDADRGGTGYTEYGAIRFDFAAALNSEWGDYIDRQYISSTLIFSPDESNIDANVQKLGGKVTLTVDRTSENAFTVKITNSEVTKIYKQPYKEENLNTNANNANIRCFLVTEGSYIDFLQTNIVPIGGLTSVEDKNPVSMVLQDIPDQVNVGTPLEEAMADVSAIITFEEGVTKTVPAAELTFSAIPDMEQPGVKTLVAIYNKTFKGENCDKPIMASTTFEAVEKIASIEVTTPPSHTQYYYHSSAATESLANRTMAFDPTGMVVTATYTDQSTRTIDNAKLSFSAVPAKAGSQTVTITAGEGITATVEVTVSKSTTSEVRNTANMVGTENNSTGFKAAFSDYFNIPVGETKSIAFTNYSNQASNWNNFVVVLRKANHIDEYAYVRADNWGEGKGYGACVHNGTQGDWNTWLAGMNGAKVTVYVTNCGNGTADVQAVMEGTTGTTSTQYYLGINTVNPDDLHFALTVDGCHLVFNE